The Pithys albifrons albifrons isolate INPA30051 chromosome 6, PitAlb_v1, whole genome shotgun sequence region CTTGTGATCTGATGAAAGTAACAACAACCTGGCTGTTAAAATTGGAATCTCGAAGCCAGATTTTATGAAGAAGTCACATATGGGCAGTGTATCCctaaaaaatatatctttttcaTATCAAATGTGGAAAAATCTTCCCAGTGGTCTAAAAGATTGTAGTAATTAACAGCAGCGCTGTGCTCTAAGTAATTAAAGACTTGTTCCCCTGCAATTTCTCACTCCTGAAGATCCCAGAAGGTTACAGATGTGAGAAtggcacagagaaagaaatgatcAAAGCCCTCACGTTCAGCCCAAATCCTGCCCTTTTCCATGTTCCTATTTCATCTGGAACTGGCAGATCCTCGTCTTCCCATCTATCATGGACACATTCAGCTCACAGTGCTGTTCTGGCACCTTGGCTGTAAAACAGCACTCAgatttgggttggtttggggttttttagcccTTTTGGACTTTTCTGTGGTCCCTCCCTGTGAAGGCAGACAGCAGGCGTGGCAGTGCAACCCCAGTGAGCACAAATCCACGCCCTGCATAACTCAGCACAGGGAATGCAGAGGGTGGAGAGGAAGATGAGTCTTGGAGCCCCTTCccaccttctctttctccttctggaTCAGCGTTTGCATCTCACTGTTCCAACCCAGGAGCTCCACCAGCTTCTCGACACCTCCAACCACATCCCCGAGCTGGGCCACGTCGTTGTGGCGCTGCTGCCACGCGAAGGGACCCACGAGCTCCCGGTTGATGAGGACCCGGGGCACGGAGCTGCGCACGGCTCCGGCCAGGCTGGCAAAGGGCTCCACCTGAGGGGGGAACCgagggggcagagggactgTCACCCTGCCACAGGCACCAGTTCCAGGCTTGGAACTGCTGTGTGTGATGGTTCCTCTGCTGTGAGCTCAGCCACCCCAGCTCTGGACAGGGCAGTGTCATCAGTTACCTGGTGGCCTTTCCTCATGTGGCCCCAAAGCTCTCCAGCTGCCCTTCTGCTTTCCAGAGCATCTCTCAGAGCATCTGCACCCTATTTCTTACCCTCCACCCCAAGTTTCATCTACCTAACTGTGTTTCTCCCCTTCTCTAAGCCCTTTCCCCTCCAGAGTCCCCATTTTCCATGTGCCTTTTTCCCTGGGGGTTTCCCTTATTCCCAGACCTCCAGGGATGTCCCAATGACGAAGAGCAGGTCTGCCATGGGGAAGTCTGCCAGGTGCAGGAGGAAGCGCTGTGGGAGCTCCTCGCCGAAGAACACAATGTCAGGCTTGACAACTCCGGTGCAGACTGGGCAGCGAGGGACCCTGTCCCCCATGACATCCCCCTGAAAGGAGAGCCCCAAAACTGCTCACCACAGGGACCCTGTCCCCCATGACATCCCCCTGAAAGGAGAGACCCCAAAACTCATCATAGGCCCTGTCCCCCATGACATCCCCCTGAAAGGAGAGCCCCAAAACTGCTCACCACAGGGACCCTGTCCCCCATGACATCCCCCTGAAAGGAGAGACCCCAAAACTCATCATAGGCCCTGTCCCCCATGATGTCCCCCTGAAAGGAGAGCCCCCAAAACTCACCATAGGCCTTGTCCCCCATGACATCCCCCTGAAAGGAGAGCACCCAAAACTGCTCATCATAAGCTCTGTCCCCCATGACATCCCCCTGAAAGGAGAGCCCCCAAAACTGCTCATCACAAGGGGTCAGAACCACCACTCTCAGCAATGCCCAGCCCTGAGTCTCATCCCCTCaataaatttccttttcccagggcaAAAGAACAGGCCTGAGACCTGTCATTATTGGAATAATTAATGCTTCCTAGTGTTGATGCCTGGCTGGGCTCACTCACCCTGAAGTCCTCTCCGGGGAAGTTTCTCTTACACACTGTACAGGTGGCAGTGGCAAAGGTGCCGTGGGCTTCCACCAGCCTGTCAGGAGGGATCCCAGCCACTGGAACACAGCACATGGGAGAGAACTGAGCCAGACACTCCCTGTATGCATCTCCCCAATCCTGCTTctcccctcagctcctcctggtgctgcagctaTAGACGGGGAGAGGGAACTCACTTCTCTCCAGCCCATCGATGTTCTGGGTGTAGAGGCGCAGGAGCAGCCCCTTGTCGTGCAGAAGCCAGAGGAAATAGTGGGCAGAGTTGGGGCGGTAGTTGCCGGGGTAGAGCTCCTTGGCCAGGGTGAAGAAGGGCTTGGGGTTGACAAAGAAATAGCCCAGCTCAAAGATGGCCTCGGGGTATGGAATGTCATACTGCTCCAGGTTGCTGTACAAGCCACTCCCAGGGGACCTGCaaggacagggggagatgggagaggctgcagcaccagcgtTACCTGTGTTGAAGACACAATCTCAggatcatttaggttggaaaagacctccaaggtcatcaagttcAACTTGTGATCGATCCTCACCTTGTCAACCAGATCGGAGccctgagtgccacgtccagttgTTCCtcagacacctcca contains the following coding sequences:
- the SIRT3 gene encoding NAD-dependent protein deacetylase sirtuin-3, mitochondrial isoform X2, encoding MEGGGEGRAKVAVSSPSGHLLCFPPVPSRIQGSRPFSLSAAARAILGRGRWGGDEGKEKLTLKDVAELLRKKECRRVVVMAGAGISTPSGIPDFRSPGSGLYSNLEQYDIPYPEAIFELGYFFVNPKPFFTLAKELYPGNYRPNSAHYFLWLLHDKGLLLRLYTQNIDGLERMAGIPPDRLVEAHGTFATATCTVCKRNFPGEDFRGDVMGDRVPRCPVCTGVVKPDIVFFGEELPQRFLLHLADFPMADLLFVIGTSLEVEPFASLAGAVRSSVPRVLINRELVGPFAWQQRHNDVAQLGDVVGGVEKLVELLGWNSEMQTLIQKEKEKLDAKNK
- the SIRT3 gene encoding NAD-dependent protein deacetylase sirtuin-3, mitochondrial isoform X1 — its product is MERGARGRGAGLLAAAWRSLWQRGPRHGGGAARAGMEGGGEGRAKVAVSSPSGHLLCFPPVPSRIQGSRPFSLSAAARAILGRGRWGGDEGKEKLTLKDVAELLRKKECRRVVVMAGAGISTPSGIPDFRSPGSGLYSNLEQYDIPYPEAIFELGYFFVNPKPFFTLAKELYPGNYRPNSAHYFLWLLHDKGLLLRLYTQNIDGLERMAGIPPDRLVEAHGTFATATCTVCKRNFPGEDFRGDVMGDRVPRCPVCTGVVKPDIVFFGEELPQRFLLHLADFPMADLLFVIGTSLEVEPFASLAGAVRSSVPRVLINRELVGPFAWQQRHNDVAQLGDVVGGVEKLVELLGWNSEMQTLIQKEKEKLDAKNK